A section of the Candidatus Dormiibacterota bacterium genome encodes:
- a CDS encoding ABC transporter permease: MARFLLRRLLNYTVLVALATALGYFLAGATLHPRANYEGRNPPLPAAVIDKQLDELNLNDHTPVVQRFGRWLGGVTHGDFGKTVAGDSVTTEMTRRMGVSLRLLLLGSVLGGVIGVGVGVLGAVRQYRLSDYATTALSFLILSTPVFLVAVLLKLSALNLNQLTGAQLLDYTGEYTPGLTGGTLHILLDRVSHLILPTLSIVLGQAAFFSRYQRNAMLDVLGSDFLRTAQAKGLRRRQALIKHGLRTALIPMATFFAYNFGLLLTGAAFTEKIFGWHGMGEWFVDSVSNNDVNVVVAVTLFAAVLVLIAGLLSDLAYAVLDPRVRI; encoded by the coding sequence GTGGCCAGATTCCTTCTCCGCAGGCTGCTCAACTACACCGTCCTCGTGGCCCTGGCCACCGCGCTGGGCTACTTCCTCGCCGGCGCCACCCTCCATCCCCGCGCCAACTACGAGGGGCGCAACCCCCCGCTCCCGGCGGCGGTGATCGACAAGCAGCTGGACGAGCTCAACCTCAACGACCACACCCCGGTGGTCCAGCGCTTCGGCCGCTGGCTGGGCGGGGTGACCCACGGCGACTTCGGAAAGACCGTGGCCGGGGACTCGGTGACCACGGAGATGACCCGGCGGATGGGGGTGAGCCTGCGCCTCCTGCTCCTCGGCTCGGTGCTCGGCGGGGTGATCGGGGTCGGGGTGGGGGTTCTCGGCGCCGTCCGCCAGTACCGGCTCAGCGACTACGCCACCACCGCCCTGTCCTTCCTGATCCTCTCCACGCCCGTCTTCCTCGTCGCGGTGCTGCTCAAGCTGTCGGCGCTGAATCTGAACCAGCTCACCGGGGCCCAACTGCTCGACTACACCGGCGAGTACACCCCGGGGCTGACCGGCGGGACGCTGCACATCCTCCTCGACCGGGTCAGTCACCTCATCCTGCCGACGCTCTCGATCGTTCTCGGCCAGGCCGCGTTCTTCAGCCGCTACCAGCGCAACGCCATGCTCGACGTGCTCGGCAGCGACTTCCTCCGCACCGCCCAGGCCAAGGGGCTGCGCCGCCGCCAGGCGCTGATCAAGCATGGGCTGCGCACCGCGCTCATCCCCATGGCCACGTTCTTCGCCTACAACTTCGGCCTGCTGCTCACCGGCGCCGCCTTCACCGAGAAGATCTTCGGCTGGCACGGCATGGGCGAGTGGTTCGTCGACTCGGTGTCGAACAACGACGTCAACGTGGTGGTGGCGGTGACCCTCTTCGCCGCCGTGCTGGTGCTGATCGCCGGCCTGCTCTCCGACCTCGCCTACGCCGTCCTCGACCCGCGGGTGCGGATCTAG